One Tachysurus vachellii isolate PV-2020 chromosome 14, HZAU_Pvac_v1, whole genome shotgun sequence genomic window, ATATCGGTATCCTGTCCAACTGTTGGGGAAAGGTACAGTAAGGTATCCTATCCTGTAATTCATGTAGTTCTCTGTAATTTGCATGGCAGCCATTTGCATATTGGAGCCTTATATATTGGTTTTTATAGCCTGTGACACAGTATTAAAGAGGTTTAAAAGAATGCTGCAAGAACTTTGCCAATACATCAAAGAGAGGAACTTTACATAATACACATTTGCTCGCTCAAACTGATATATCgcttaataacatttttttaatcataaaggTTGAAATGATTGAATACCTACTTTGTACTGTGTGTTGAATCTGTACGTTTTGATTTCACCTACAATtgtcacatttattcattagaGTCCAGGCCTTATAGAGCTGAAAATGAAACCTTTTGCCACCCACATCTGGCATCTGTGAAGGCTGTAGGTCCTGAAAGCACTCATGTGAGAGATGAATGCTTCCTCCCTGGGAACCATGTTgtgttaaaatttaaaatttcaatTGGCTAAAGGTTGTAAGACTCTTATGAATGGCTTAAAACGTTCATTCTTTATTCTCAAAACTAACTAGATACACAActgtgttttcttgtgtttctGCACatgagtaaaaatgtaaataaaaaaggaattaaagTAAAATGTCATTCTCAACTGAACCTAGAAGGTGTTTTCAAGACACTATTGTCTTAAAAATGCTTTGTACAGTGAATGTGATTTGTAGTGCAGTGTTTGACTTGGATACCAACAGTATTCAAGGAGTGTGGCAGTGATCCTCTGAAACAAATGACATATTTAGCATAGCATTGAACTTGTTAATGTGCTTTTCAACCCAAAAATGTCTGCTGCTTCTGTATGATAAAACATTCTCAGTttgaatgttaaaaataaatcatacagtAACACATAATGCAGGCAAAAGGACAGCAAAGGAGGACAATGGTCTTTTGTGTTTTGGCGGTTCACACGGACATCGAGAAGGGTTCGTTagtctttttcctttttgcccATAAAATTCCAGTAGAATGTTTTACAAGAAAATTGTCTTTCAAGAAATGGTCCCTGAAGGCCAGGCAGAAAAAGTCATCATAGAGAAATGCAGTAGTTTTCTCCTCCCATTttcaacatcaaacacacaacatcagaAACACTTCCTCTATAAGAAAGTTGCAGGATCCACTGGTTAATCAGGATAAGTTTGAAATTTTACTCACAAGTACTCATttagtgtttactgtgtatttAACACTCCTTGCATGgattaaatcattttcatattAAATTTGCGAGGTGCATCAGCAGTACCACTGCTTAGTCCTGCATCTGATTTACGTGGTACATACTCGATCTCGATGTTGTGTTTGGTGTTACCTTTACCCCGGCTCCACAGAAACAGCAGTACTAAACAGAATAACACAACACCAAGGAAGGAGATGAATCCCATAGTGGTGGCAATGATAAGAGTCTTGATGTCGAAGGGGAAAGGAACAGTAGCTTTCGTCCCATTGGCTCCGCTGTCACTGGGCTGGTTAGAAATGAAAGCAAAGGTCTTGTTGAGCTGGTTGGGCCAGTCAGGAGAGTAGCTGTGGACATGAAGGTGAGCAAGAGCACTGTCATTTCCACCTGCATTACTTGCAATACATGCATACGTCCCATTATCTTGGATCTGAGCGTAGCGCACTTCTAAAGTACCATCAGGAAACATGGTAAGTCTTCCTATTGTTTTGGGGGTAATGAACTGTTTTTGAGGCGAAAGCCACATGATCACCGGGGCTGGATCGCCATCTGCCTGGCATGCAAAATGCACAGTAGTTCCTTCATCCACATACATCTGCTGTGCTTTGCGGTCCCGGATTCTTGATTTGCGACATGTGAAGTAATTAGGCTGTAAGATGTCAGGGAAATCTTTGAACTCTTTTCCCTGGACGAACTCCGGTGAGGTGCATGTGGGTTGCTGGCGGTTGAAATTGAGCCTCCATCTCCGACGGAACACCCAGAGAAGCCTACAGTCACATGCCAGAGGGTTGTCATAAAGCACCAGTGTTTCCAGGTTCCCCACTGAGTGAAAAACTGATTCTTCCAAGGTAGACAGAGCATTCCCTGACACATTCAGGATCTTTAGATAGTTGAGTCCTCTAAATGAGTATGGCTCTATTATGGCCAGTCTTCCACCAACCAAGTGAAACTCCTGAAGTCTGAGCAGATCATGAAGCTTGTTCCCTTCAATGACTGCAATGGGGTTGTAAGACATATTTAAGAATCGTAGGTAAACCAGGTGCCGGAGCGCCACGTATGGGATTGAAGTTAAATTGGCATTGGTGATTGATAAGGATGTAAGATTCAAACCGTACAAGCAGTTAGTAGTCATCGTGTCCAGGTATGGCCAATTAGCGATCTCCAGAACTTTGAGACGGGAGAGGCGTTTGAAAGAATAATCTCTGATGCTGTTAATGTTGAGGTTGCGCAGACACAAAGTGTTGAGGCTATGCAAATGAGCGAAGGCCTCTGTGGGAACAAAGGTAAGGTTGCACTTTTCCAGTGTCAGATGTTCCAGGCTGTTGAGGCCATGGAATGCTCGGTGGGATATAAACACCAGATCATTGTCACCCACTTCCAGAGAGTGTAGGTTGTAGAGATCCTGGAACATGTAATCTAGCAGGATAACTATTTTATTCTCACTGATATCAAGCTTGGTAAGGTTACTGAGGCCAGTGAATACACCTAGTTGAATAAGTTTAAGCTTATTGCTGCGCAGCCCAAGAGTCCGAAGTCCATACAGGTTGTTAAAGGCCCCAGGTTCAATGGTGGATATGGTGTTTTCATTCAACTCCAGCTCCTCCAAGTTGGGAAACCCAGAGAACTCCTCTGGGTTAATTGTTTTAATGCGGTTCTTACTGAGGTCTAGGAATCTTGTCTCAGATGGAATACCCTCAGGAATTGACATCAACTTTTTGCGGTGGCACACAACAGCACGTTCCTGGGCATTGCATTCACACCGGGATGGGCAGCCGGTGGTAGATCCAGAGAGCACAGTGGCAAGCATTAGAATTAGGATGGGCTGCCAGCATGCCACCAGGTAGCTGTGCCCACTTACTTCCACTGCCACCATCCTACCGGTTACCTGCACAAAAAAGAGGACTATTTAGCAAAGGAAATTTGTggtattatctatctatccatctatccatctatctatctatctatctatctatatatatatatatatatatatatatatatacataacatCAAGAATACttcataatgtaaatataatgataCACAAATAATAATCAGTATATACAAACTGATTctatagtattttattttgaaaatcctCAGATGACAACATTTTTGACATTTCACTGACATGTTCATTAAGACCTGGTGGGCAGGAAAAGCAGGAGGTAGGAACTGAAGCATaaaagtgtatgtgtgcataatAGTGAGGGTTGGCATGTTTTGATTCATCGTCAATTTTCTCTAAAGGCTTTCTTCTTACAGTTGTCGTATAAAGAACGAGAATATTTCATCACTATTACAGCATATATATAACATGCCATATTATGACATGAACAGtgcaaagcaacattttttTAGTACTACTGTATCCCAGATTATTTGTGCCCCCACCATCTCTGTAACAAGAGCAGTGCTCAGCTTAATATAAAACAATGGAATCGTATGATAAGCACCGCTTTTATTACCAGCAACGTCCGAGAGTAATTAATGATCTTATCCACGCAGTGTGAGGCTGCATGTATGGACTACCATCTGCATCATCACCACTGCATCAGCttagaaataaagaagaaagaacAGTCAAAGACAAAAAACGCTTGGGGTGATAAATGTGTCACTGCAGCACATAACTTGTACAGCTGCAGACACCTGGCTATAGACATAATTTGTACCCGAAGTGATTAATCTTCCAATTTAAGGGCTTtatattcatatactgtattaaatatttatacacagcacagcttTAAGTACAATACTTCACAGAATACACAATTGTTCTTTCAAATGAAATATCACATGAGAATGCAAATTACACCCTAACATGCAAAGCAAAATATGCCAATATACTTCACATATTATAGTGCAAAGGAAATGGAAACTGCAATTGACCTGCAAAGAACATTAGAAGCGTGCTGgctttctttaattctttagtGCGTTCTTTAGCTCCTGGTACGCTGGTGCGTGCTGCGAGTGCGAACCGAATGTTATTGCGTCAGTCTGACTGATCTCATACACCGCAAGAGTCCATTTACGTTAATGTCAGACTCTCTATTACACCGTGTTCCACTTTCACTGGCTTCTACAAGTATTTTCTCTTTCGTAGCAAATCAAAGAAATATTGTCAAGTAAGGTGAACATGTTTATTACTTGTACTTCAAAGAAAAACCTACATCATGTGTCTGATTTCTGTAACAAAGATACAGTGATTTCACTAAtaccatgtttttaaaaaaaaagctgctagATATTTAATCACCACAGATGGAAAGAAGTGGATTGCAGTCGGTagtgtgaaaaaacaaaaactaaaaaaagacagcaaaaaaaatgaccttttacgagccttattttttttttatatcaacatGAGCTATCACGCACTATACATAGAACCTTTAAAACACATAAGCACCTTATGcacagtaaatgttttttacTGAACTGTAGCAAATGTTATCGCAACATACCCAAATGTCCTGACACCAGCAACCTTTCCTTTTTTACTGTGACAGATGTTTTGCTGGTCCTGGCATTCACAAATTGAGCAAAGGAAGAGAGATAATATGTTGACAGAAAGACTGGCCAAATGCTGTGGGCACTTGGCCCACTGACCGATGCCAATCaatcattaaacattagtaCTAAGACAGCAGTATGGGCACATGCTAATGATACCAAAAATACCTAAATCACTTGGCTGACTGGTTGAAATTTATCCCCAAAAATCGTAGAGATCAGAGATTCCACTTCCAAGCATGCTGTTTATGGTAatccaaaagaaataaaatgcaccaTCTGTGAGAAAACAAAAGTGACAATCCCTCTTAAATGCTCTAGCTAAATATGTATGATCTGCTTAGAAATCCCTCTAAGACTGCTGTCACTGCTATTAGTGCTAAAAGTTAAGCACGTAAGCCATGACAGTttcactcacactgctcacaAGCCCTAATCCTTCTAGCgttttacatcatttttcatTTGCATTGCTTTGAATCTCCGTCCCTCGTGTGGCGCTCATACGCAGCCTGTGTAAGATTGACAAATTCAATTCAACACCTACCGTTCTTTATCTCCTTCACATTTCATCATTCcatcttttctctctttgtgaCCCAACCCTATTATCAGAAAGAATCCAGTCTCAGTTTGTATTTAGTTCTGCACTCTTCCCTTGTAATTCCCTTTTAATTCCAATCTAGCTGACAGACCATTTTTAAACCTTTGAAGAACAAAGTCGAACTTGGCACCGGGGTCGTCGACGTAGATGCagacaccaccatcaccatcaccatcaccaccacgtCTACTCCTACTTGTTACTCATTTGTATTCCCGAATAATCTTTAAATAGGCTTCAAACAGGAAGGAAGCTGTTGGAGAAAAACTATTTCAGACGTTTGCCCTTGTTGTCACCGGTACCCTGCTGAATGAACTAGTCACCTAAATATAGTGCCCTTTATGAGTTGAATCATCACTTAGAGCAGGGAGAACATTACACTGCCTGGTACTCTGACCCAGCAGGAATGTACCTTTACACCTCTGCTATGCCACCATTACAATTAAAGTGGCAAAGTTTGTAGGCAGATCTTTAAccgtggggggaaaaaagaaaatatatatgttaCTCATTTTCTCATTGCCACATGTAGGAAATAAACTTCTACTATTCCTGCCCCTGCTCTGCTTATTGCTGTTTGAGTCTAGGTTGTTGTACAGTAGTAACACGTACTATGTGTGTTTCTTGTACATTCTGAAGTGAGTATAAAGGTGACTGCAGGTGTCTCTGTGATTGAGACGGGACCCTGGTGGGATGATTGAATGCAGTGTGATGTGCAGCAGTTTAAAGCAGAGCTGTTGCTGGACAGATGGGACAGCCTTTAATCCCCAGCCAGGAGCTGCTGTTTGCAACAAGGTGCAGAGTTCCAACAGAGGCCAACTGCTTTATATACATACTAAACcttatcaacacacacacacacacatacacacacacacgtacacatacacacacacacacacgtacacatacacacacacacacacgtgtacacatactgtacacacacacacaaacacacacacacaagtacacacacatacacatacacacacggctCTCCACACAATCTGGAGTTGATGATTAATATTCTGtcctttctccctgtcttttCACAGAACGTTTTTGACCTCCATGTCATCTTCTCAACTGGCACAAATGGTAAACTGGCAAACATCCAATAAAGAGTAAGGCTTAGAAGAGAATCACTGCCTCAAATGTCATCCTGCCTCATTCTTTTTCGTGACTCTGTGAGGCTTCATAGGCTTCACAGGATGAATACATGTGTGATGTCTCATTTTTTAGaggactgaaaaagaaaaaaaaatcctttggcACCTTTCAGAGAGGCCATACGCATAAGCACAATGTGTGAAGCAGCCTATTTCTGGGAGtttgtctctcttctcttctgagGAAGaagattctgttttattttattttattttagaatatcTTGGAATACAGGgctaaaatgactttttaacCATAAATCTATCATTCCACGTTAATAAAAACGAGGAAACATTTTACATGAAGCTATATGAACACCAATTCAATAACTGTTTTACAGAACTctaaatattcaataaataatttatacatttttattttcatttattcccaatgagcaagccagaggtgacgatggaaaggcaaaattctttgagacgatatgaggaataaaccaaattatattatatttaggtaaaagtatattaaaattaaaatataataaagtataataaaattaaataaaataacaaaattccGCATACACAGTACTCTGCAAacgttttaggcaggtgtgaaaaaatgctgtaaacaaagaatgctttcagaaatctaaataatgagtgtttatttctgtcaatttacaaaatgcaaagtgagcaaacaaaagaaaaatctaaatcaaatcaatatttggtgttacaaCCTTTTGCcatcaaaccagcatgaagtgatggcacggctcccacagagccctgatctcaacatcatcgagtgtgtctgggattacatgaagagacagaaggttGTGAGAAAGCCgtcatccacagaagatctgtggttagttctccaagatgtttggaacaacctaccagccgagttccttcaaaaactgtgtgcaagtgtacctagaagaattgctgctgttttgaaggcaaagggtggtcacaccaaatattcatttgatttcaatttctcttttgttcattcactgcattttgttcatttatgaaaataaatgtttaacacttccatttttgaaagtattctttgtttacagcatttttttcacacctgcctaaaacttttgcacaatactgtatatatatatcgtcgctgttgggcggaaacctcgtatgtccaaatttaatcaatttcatattttttcacatatcgatgctattggtcagtccccacgtgggtctgttatttttacaagttattaaccaatctaaagtcttgaaaatagcttgagcgcaaatctcttaactccattggacacttcaactgtccacctcttcctcactccgcgggagagcttcgcggcatatttctccttaataagagtcgcaacgaatcaacacgtcttctgaggtaaatgtcttcaaaacactgggctcaaagaaaaaaaaatcttgacccccgctagttctggtgctcgtctgaggacaggaatttagcgcaagacaatccactgcaacgcggaataaaccctgtgcactgcagataaggtacggcgtttttttaatttactgaaaaataacggttttggagatacgaggattccgcccgacagcgacgatatatatatatatatatatatatatatatatatatatatatatatatatatatataatatcttagAGAAGACGATTGGTCTGTGTGGCCATTTTTTGATCATCCAGATGTCTACATCAATGtaattgtgtctgtgttttgtcaAGAAGAATTAATTCTATTTGATAATCCACTGCCTTAATACACTTCACTTCATACAATACATTGTCTTCAGCTCCTCCCTGTCATGCCAGTGTATTCTAGTTAGATAGCTACGATCGGGAACATCTGGAAATTTGATTTCAGACGTAAGTATTCCTAACATTAGCAAAAGTTATGTGATGATAATAATTTACTGTCCttataatgaaaaaaagagtcttttttctttgtctcctGTTGATGTTGTACTCACTTTAACATTAGGAGCCGATAGGCTTTTAAGTACCATAGTATAAAGCCAAAAGTGCTGTTTGGCCATCTTTCACATCTAGCAAGAAGCAAATCCAAAAATCTGGTTTAAAATCTAGCAACAATGGAACAATCAAATGTCCTCGACATTCCTGTGAGATAATCACattctacgtgtgtgtgtgtgtaagaccaATAGAATGAATAGTATAACAAACTGCATATGCACAATATGACTCCCAACTAAACCGTACATACACATTGAAAAGAAAATTCATGCACACGTACCAAATTATTTGTATGGTTATTttcttaaaaggaaaaaaaagccatCTTGAAAAGCGAAGGGTTGATAACTGAAATCTTCAGAattagtcacaggaacatcagactaaggaaaaaacacacaaagcagtGTAGGAGTTTTTACACAGGCGTGACGTGCTAGATCTCGTCATTTACGTCTAACATTTACGGTGTGGACCACtgatacagattaaaaaaaatgttttttttttagaatctgAACATAATCAGATGGCTACCCGAACGTACCCTGATGTCAATGAATAACAtggttttattatataataagcaGATGACTCTGAAGGAACTAAGTGCTGCTATGGATAGAAGAAAGAGTGAACAATTAAGAACCTGTCAAATGGAAGACATTGTGGAGTATAAGGTGTTGTAGATGTCTTCAGAAACACACTGTTGGTGATTTGTTCCTCACCATCATTCATTCGAACAACATTTAGGCTTCCCTGAATAAATGATCATATGCCATTACACTGCACCTAGACGAACTTCCACAAGATTCCATGCTAAAACTAGTACACAGTTAAAtattgtcgttttttttttttgtttgtttgtttttaccttACAGATATTATGGTTGTGATATGTTTCGGTCTACGATTACATAATGGATCAGGCTATATGTTTAAATCAGTTTCCTAGCTTTTTGAGTAGgaaattcaataataaaaataaaaacaattaatgcGCCCATTTATGGTGAAGTGGCGAACAATATGGGTattgcaaataaaatttaatggTCAAGATGAATCTACGTATTTGAAGAAGACAGGTTTACCGATCAAACAATTACAGGAACGTCTAGTTTCTCAAACTAGATAAAAAGAAGTAGACGatatctgagtgttttgatatttaACTTCAACACCAATGActgattttctgttttgttgatGTTCTATTTTTCCTTTATCTTGGTTAAATAGCATAAATAATCCTTGCACATGCTACCAGATTTATCTGATtacttgttgttttttaatttttaactatTTCTCCCAGAGTCTAAAATGTCCTAAATGTCTTAGTCATGTCCAACTTAACAGTTTTGCTTACTGGATTATATAAAAGTAGAAACTCAAGCTTTAGGAATTTGTAGTTATTCAAGGTTTAATCAACAAAgagggagcacggtggcttagtggttagcacgttcgcctcatgcCTCCAGggtgggggtttgattcccgcctccgccttgtgtgtgtggagtttgcatgttctccccgtgcctcgggggtttcctccgggtactccagtttcctacccggtccaaagacatgcatggtaggttgattggcatctctggaaaaattgtccctagtatgtgagtgcgtgagtgaatgagagtgtgtgtgccctgcgatgggttggcactccgtccagggtgtatcctgccttgatgcccgatgacgcct contains:
- the lingo1a gene encoding leucine-rich repeat and immunoglobulin-like domain-containing nogo receptor-interacting protein 1, with translation MVAVEVSGHSYLVACWQPILILMLATVLSGSTTGCPSRCECNAQERAVVCHRKKLMSIPEGIPSETRFLDLSKNRIKTINPEEFSGFPNLEELELNENTISTIEPGAFNNLYGLRTLGLRSNKLKLIQLGVFTGLSNLTKLDISENKIVILLDYMFQDLYNLHSLEVGDNDLVFISHRAFHGLNSLEHLTLEKCNLTFVPTEAFAHLHSLNTLCLRNLNINSIRDYSFKRLSRLKVLEIANWPYLDTMTTNCLYGLNLTSLSITNANLTSIPYVALRHLVYLRFLNMSYNPIAVIEGNKLHDLLRLQEFHLVGGRLAIIEPYSFRGLNYLKILNVSGNALSTLEESVFHSVGNLETLVLYDNPLACDCRLLWVFRRRWRLNFNRQQPTCTSPEFVQGKEFKDFPDILQPNYFTCRKSRIRDRKAQQMYVDEGTTVHFACQADGDPAPVIMWLSPQKQFITPKTIGRLTMFPDGTLEVRYAQIQDNGTYACIASNAGGNDSALAHLHVHSYSPDWPNQLNKTFAFISNQPSDSGANGTKATVPFPFDIKTLIIATTMGFISFLGVVLFCLVLLFLWSRGKGNTKHNIEIEYVPRKSDAGLSSGTADAPRKFNMKMI